The segment TGGTTGAGACGGGTTATTTTGTGTTATATACTCCAAGGACACTGAAGTACTCTTattaaagaaaactatttcattaataagagtaATGATTGGGTCTTTAATCGAATATTATATCGTTTTAtagaactccttagttcttatatgtgtAGAGATATACGATGATTCCAtagaagatctggaggaatttgTGTATTGGGACAATGATTAACGAGATCAAAAGTCACTATCACGGCCCTTGATACATAGAGCCACCTACACAATGAACGGTCCTTCTATTAAAGGAGATAAGATCCACAGAGTGAGGCACTTGTTCAAGGGGTATCGCTATAAGAGTAGAGATTCCTTAAATAGACTATGATATTGAAGAGAGTATCAGAAGGTGTGTGAATTGGATATTCCTATATGTATGCGGATCCATATATCCGATTTCTCCGTAGGAGAGATCCATCGAACTgaccataaattaaattttttcccacgCAGTTCCAACTCCTATCTTCTCTCACCTCCCCGCTTGAGCTGAGTAATGAAATTCAATGAGTCATTGACAATAACATACCTACACGCGTCCAATTGTTTTgtgaatcaaaaagaaattgtaagTTATATAAGCACAGATCAGCTTGAAAAGCATTAttgatataacttttatttaaagttacCTTTCaatatatgacattttttaaatttggcttAAATAGATAAGTAAACCGTGTAATCATCTGTCATTATTTCCATACTCATACGGgtcactataaaaaaagttcgatGACCTCTGACATATacaatataacttattaaaaattcaattacacatatttctataaaatatataaattatatgtagtattttatAGAACAAATCATAACTTATGACACTTGTTGTTGAGGAGATTTTGTTGCTTCATCTAATAACTTTGGGACCTTCAAAAACGACGCTATCACCTTTATGTGTTCTGTACTTGTGTAAGTAGAGACTTTGtcttgttttgtattttttctcgcAGATGGAGCAAATAAAACCCTTTGTAACTATGTGTCTGGCCTCAACATGATTATGCAAAAGATGTCGCGTTTGAGCCTTatagttacattttttgcaTTGATATCCCTTTCCCGTTTTTTGCTTGGAGTAGTACTGAATAATCTCTGTATTTAAGGCTTCATCATAGtctggaatttaaaaaataacaaatattaattcaattgaaaCATTATTCAATTACTATTAAACGGAGGTACTTGTACTCAACTTGagtgagtccatattttaaaattacaatagtCTATGAATTACATCTCATTTTCCGAGGACttgaagtattatatttataaggactttttccaCCTCTGTttgttaataaaagaaatacaaaccTTGGTTTTGTTCTAATGAAATACATTCTGAAGCATCATTATTCGTTTCCATTTGTTCAGATCCATAACATtcttcattttctgaattagtCAAAGATTTAGAGAGGGAATTGTTTAAATCATCCCTTACAATGGAAATATCATGGGAATCATTATTCCTTTCCATTTGTTCTGATGCATTTTGCGTAAATTCTAAAGTATTGCTCTCATCCACAATATtacattcttctttttctatattAGGTAAAGATTTGGTGAGGGAATCGTTTATATCATCCCTTACGATGGAAAGATCCTGAGAATCATGAGGTGGATATGGAGTGAGATCAGTTGAAACAGTGGAGGAGGTAGAGGGCTGAGATTCACATCTTTTTAGGGGAGTAGAATAATTTGAGAGACCCTTGATTTGAAACTCTTGAGCAATGGAAATGAAATCATCGAGTTCCTCTTTATCCACACTCACTTCCCCGTAATACATAAAGGAAAGGAGTAGCTCCAGATAATAAAAGTTGATCCCTCTCAAATAAATCAGGGGATATGTCTGGACGGGTGCAGATCCAATGATGGAACGAAATACAGGAGAACATGCACATAGAATGACCTTGTGAGCCTTGATGATCTTTGATCCAGAGATGATCGTCACATCAAAAAGTTCCTCATTTTGACGGAGATCCGAAAAACCTTGCTTGAAATTCGATTCATACTCGTTCCATCGCAAACAAAGGCGTTCAAGAGATCCCATTTTGTTTGATATAGCattcaatattgaatattattaatagtcAATTACAAAAGTCAAAATATGTACACTTTTTAACAATTGATACTGTGtaggttataaaaaaaaaaaataacttaatcacAGACTTTAATTAGTTTCCAACGATGTatattgagtaaataattttgtttacacCAAAATGACATATATTTGGTGGATAAGCTCTGACTTTTTCTAGgccgaaaattgaattttttctcagCCTTACTAAATAAATGACGTCACTGGTTCTTTTGTTTATATAGGTAGATGCTCCAGCGTATTCTTCGTCTGTCAaagtttattttactatttatattcaaGTGCAAccttctattaaattaaaagattataattaaaattataaattaataaatatattattttatttaacataaatatatcaaacacagtgggtaataaaaattttaaattatatttaaaaatatatatgatacttCCCCATAATATGACATCACACTTTcgattgattgtttttttatatagatgacGTCATGACGTCTCTTTTATACTTCATACTTAGTTTATTCGTGAATTACAAGCTAGAATTAAGATATTGTCTTCATATATCTTGGCTAGAAGGAGATAAAATATAGTAATTCATGGTTTATCAATTATCAGTCATACTCGTTGTGATTAGGAAACAAATTTTCACCATTCCAATAATGGCCATATCGTAGTGGTTGGAATACAAGCTCTTTTTAGAGAACCGACTCTTTCGGCTCCCAAACGGCTCTTCAGATTTTCTTGTACgtcatggagaaaaaaaaatattataaagaggCAATAAATCCATTACTTCAGGGGAGCCGGCTCATAATGCCTTCACCTTCGCGAACGATACATCACTACTATGTcggttgatataattttttgaaattatgccACTTGATAGACAAGAGTCTAAAGTTTACCGAATCCTACCCGTAGTTGACTATAGATGTCCGAAAGTTGAAGGAAAACAATCTTTTTAGAACACAAATCTAAAATAGtccattttaaatgtattagacctatttaaaatcacttttttcttACACAGAGTTGTAGAtgacaaaacaatttattcgtAGAAATAGACAAAGGTATGTCTGGTAGCACACTAGCTGAATATGTTAATAAGAATCAAAGTATGGCAAGTCCTATAATGTTTATGTCAgcaaaaagaattttataaaaatttaactgtTTATTGACAAAAGTATAAAGTTATTTGGATCATAAATGTAATTTACCGGAGACGTCTGAAAGTTGAagaaaattatcctttttaaaaggtcaattttgaatgtattatagcaattgaaactattttatttatttttcacaaagttGTAGATAACACACAATTGTATTTGTATCattgtatgaaaatattttcctatgTCTTGTAGACTACTAAacttgtgatttaaaaaaaattgcaagtcCAATAGTATATGTCAGCTGAaagaattcaataaaattttctagttgAGAGAAAAAAGCCTAAAGTATTCTGGGTCATACCCGTACTTTACCGGAGATATtcgaaaattgacaaaaaattaaatttaaaaaatcttatattgaagtcaattttgaatatgttcgagctatagaaacaaaaaataatttacacaaaGTTGTAGCTCCGTTCatactactactaataataattattaaatttagaagAGTAATTTACAATACAGGAAATGTATaggtataatttaatttgtgaatttttttctcaaaaaaattaatttttgtgaatagctgaggatttttgaatttttttccctaaaaaaaaaatcctaaaaccaAGCCATCCCCTCCCaaaataatcctgcggacgcccctgctagTGTTGACtcaaatttttctatgaaatattgggctttatataattctcatttttcttgatttctgtTCAATGTTGTTTTCTGTAACCCacgacatattttttaatagacttTCTACATGTTTGTAGTTATTGGCATatgaaaagacaaaaataatgctattttttttcgaataataaaaacaaatacattaatgAGAAATTGTACTTAGATAAGTTCGTGTGTATGTATAAATGACATAAAAGTCAATAAAGGTTAATATCAGctcatacttatattattttatacagtatAAATATCGTGGAAAATTTTAAGCTTTCGTTCAGttaaatattgaattcaattatatttaaatatcttctacattcaaaaacatatcttaccattaaaaagttataaataggtcaagtttaaatttaatgaaaaaatacgtAGTTACCTTGATTGTATCACGCAGTCTTTCGTACTAAAAAAAGCGAAAAAATGCCCATAATCAGATGGTAGTTACCCAATGATAGACCAATTCCTCCAACTATACAATTatagttcaataattattgtgtataagtgttcacagcttaacaaaagcaaattataattcaaccaaccACGATATTGCCTGGTTCTGATACTAAAGCGTGTTTCACAACCTTCCCCACAGGAAATAAGTGCGAATCTTGCACTGATAATATGAAAAACCTGAGCCACATTCTCTAGTATAGTATCAGATGTCCACTCtttaaagaaataagaataTGAAAAGACGATAAAGAATTCAAGGAAATTGTTGTCAAAGGTTTAACACTCGATACTGATCCAAAGATTTGGAGATCCTTCCAAATATAAACTCTTCGGGATAGATTAATATAATACCCTAAACATAACCTTATTAACTCTTTACTTCTTAAAAGCCAACTATtaattttatctcaattttttttataatacattattaatacCAATCCAAACGGCTTGGTTATGGAATATCAATGTCACAGTAATGGTTCAGTTGtagataaaagaatatatagcTCTTCCTTGAATAATGAgtagaagaattacttatggcatcattgattaaataatatacatcttcttctatcaatcatgaacgttatcattcccgcctttattattcaatattaatataataatattagatggggatagtcgatagagaactgaataaaatgcctaaaataacgtcgccttctgtctggatttctgaaaatggaggcctaggaatttggaaaatacttaccggatgagaaacagatggtttgtcggatttgtcgatataaatgtgcctttagtcccctgtctagaattacacgccactcattatcctcatctcataacaagatttttgaatatggatattcatctataaaatcaatttgacgatgaatacatcaagtcagactttaactttgatctaacaacgatgcttattgcatgtaatataaccttatccattgctaatcatctacgttcaaaaaatttatggagaaatacaagggtaaacatatcccttcccgaggaaccatcattaaattaatgcactaataatttaatcaaaaagaggatgttggtactgatgacatatatagaaatacatataaaaatgttttgagtcatccacaccaaatgatgatcaagttatcagtaaaaagtatttacgaatatcgaaatggaactctgaattttgtactatctcacagtaagtattcaatttttttttaaatctaaccataaaatatgattctattttagctaaacatatcaagaattatgatacacaactcagtaaagggcaaaaacaactgcttaaatggtcacaacacgggggtagtagctttggatggtttgcaactagtttgtctgagactacttacttcgctttaagacttgggtatgataattaggttttccaatattacatagtcaataaatattactttttatcactaaaggcttagctatggttgatgggctccaagaaatggtgttcagaaaactcataaaaggcaaaaacaactgtttaaatggtcacaacaacgagggtagttacattgggtgttgcattataattaacaattgtgtatatccatcatgataatagtatgttgttatataagcatacctaaataacggggggaaatctttttgatcctcttaatagggagtaatatcgccggacattactacataattagcttttgctctaaatctttacgattaatttatttataaaaaaaatttttattagtatatttattgtctaattttatgattttgacatttactttattattaataattagttaga is part of the Lepeophtheirus salmonis chromosome 7, UVic_Lsal_1.4, whole genome shotgun sequence genome and harbors:
- the LOC121121748 gene encoding uncharacterized protein, which encodes MGSLERLCLRWNEYESNFKQGFSDLRQNEELFDVTIISGSKIIKAHKVILCACSPVFRSIIGSAPVQTYPLIYLRGINFYYLELLLSFMYYGEVSVDKEELDDFISIAQEFQIKGLSNYSTPLKRCESQPSTSSTVSTDLTPYPPHDSQDLSIVRDDINDSLTKSLPNIEKEECNIVDESNTLEFTQNASEQMERNNDSHDISIVRDDLNNSLSKSLTNSENEECYGSEQMETNNDASECISLEQNQDYDEALNTEIIQYYSKQKTGKGYQCKKCNYKAQTRHLLHNHVEARHIVTKGFICSICEKKYKTRQSLYLHKYRTHKGDSVVFEGPKVIR